DNA sequence from the Gopherus evgoodei ecotype Sinaloan lineage chromosome 3, rGopEvg1_v1.p, whole genome shotgun sequence genome:
caatcacctccttttctgacatggcaggcaccactaaagggaccgggcccgcatacctcagtgctcctactggcaaatcaggcatcacttttctcgtgtcctcaatttttctgtaagcctcggcacagtgtgtgtgtatcaccaaggtattcagatattggtctcctgcttgctgtctgcagtaatcggccagtatcctaaagaggctggagttggtccctattagcacagacacatcagaggctcctttggggtcagggcatattaaagcagcagtgtccacctcctgtcttaccccagcaatctcttctgggaattccaggtgtactatgacatagccctgataagggtattcatccatgctgaggccacatagGCCAAGCCCTGTCAGGGGCCGTATAGGCAGATGCCCAAGCATCTGCTGGTAGAAAGACTGGAATATGATAGTCACCtgggatccagtgtcaagcactgcTCTACATTCTGTCCCTTCAACCTTTACAGTGACCTCCGCTCAGGGTCCTATCAATCCTGGGGGGATTCGGGCTGCATGGTTCCTTCCAGGGGAGCCTCCGCATCCTGCAGGCCTAGACGgctcccttcccaggccctggggccGTTTCCCGACTTTCCCCAGGTGGTCCTCAGCTTTTGATATACCAGCATGGGATTCTCTGCATTCTGACACCTTGCAGCAATGTGCCCACTCTGGCCACACCGGTAGCAGAAGAAGGATTGTCCTTTCCCTTGCTGTCGAGGGGGTGCAGATGTTCTAAACGTAGTCCTCCGGACCATGGTAGCAGAAGGTTCcatgcaccttgaagtctttgctGAATCGAGGGTACTCTCTAGTTCAGTCGCTTTCTGTGTCAAGGCCTGCACTCGCTGAGTAAGTTCCTCTTGAGGACTCACCATTAGTGCCTTGGGTGTCCGTGTGGATGTTGTGCCAGTCGTTTGGTGTTGCTGCACCTCCCAAACCtcgccagctgcctgcctctcttcttcttctcGGACCTCTTTTATCAGGCGAGAGTAACTTGGTGGATTATCTTGCCGTTCCCTTAATCGAAGGTGGAGAAGGATTGGGTTCTGATATTGAATTCCTCTCACAATCTGAGCCAATCTAGTCCGGTCCATTTGCTCAACGGCTACTGCTCCCCTCATGATGGCTCTCTGTAATAATTTCTCCAATCTTTGGACATAGGCAGAAACCTTCTCTCCCTTTTGTTGCCTGGCATTGAGGAATTTGCAATAAACATCCTCTGAACCCTCAGTTCTCCCAAAGGCATGGtccagggcctctaggcagtctcTCACCTTGACCCCAGGGTTAccgagcttcagggtgcgaatcacATCTAGAGCTGGATTTTCTGAGACTttgtcaggcctgcacaacatacggcccacGGGGGCTCACTGTGCGGCACAAGAAGCAGAGTAGATAGAAACCTCTTTTATCTTTGAATTCGATTAAAGGCCTTATCCTAGGGACATCGCTGGGTGGGGTGCAGCAAGGTTGTGCGGTCCCCTGCCAGGCACATCAAACAACCCATATGCCTTACCAGGATGCATTCTTTccaccataagaacataagaatggccacactgggtcagaccaaaggtccatttagcccagtatctgtctactgacagtggccaatgccaggtgccccacagggagtgaacctaacaggcaatgatcaagtgatctctctcctgccatccatctccatcctctgacaaacagaggctagggacaccatttcttacccatcctggctaatagccatttatggacttaaccaccatgaatttgtccagttctcttttaaaccctgttatagtcctagcctccacaacctcctcaggcaaggagttccacaagttgactgtgcgctccgtaatgaagaacttccttttatttgttttaaacctgctgcccattaatttcatttggtggcccctagttcttgtattatgggaataagtaaataacttttccttatccactttctccacaccactcatgattttatgtacctctatcatatccccccctagtctcctcttttccaagctgaaaaatcctagcctctttaatctctcctcatatgggaccctctccaaacccctaatcattttatttacccttctctgaaccttttctagtgcaagtatatcttttttgaggtgagcagaccacatctgtacacagtattcgataCTATATCCCTTATATGTGGTATCTCCAGCGCCCCATCTTGTCACCATCAAGTCAGATAGAGTGTTAGCTTTGCACAGCTGCCCATCACTAgagcatctgagtgccttccatggAAAAGAGATTGGCAATAGCAAAGCCCCTAGTGGGCTTCAGAGATGCCCTGGCTCTTCTCCTTTCTTGATGTATATAAACTGCTCACAATcaggttttttattttagttgATTTGTTTGTTATGGGTCCCCACTCACCCTTCCAGGACAGTGACAATGTCTTCACTTGTTGTGCAAAGTGTCACCAATGCCCATGGTGCTGTATACCAATAATGTGGTCAATAATAATGTGACAAAATACCTGCACACCTACCAACGTGAtccatgccatcatgtgccagcagtgcccctctgccatgtacattggccaaaccggacagtctctatgcaaaagaataaatggacacaaatctgacatcaggaattataacattcaacaACCACTggaagaacacttcagcctctctaaccactcaatgacagacttcaaggtggcaattttgcaacaaaaaaacttcaaaaacagactccaaacagagactgctgaattcgaattaatatgcaaattagatacaattaacttaggtttaaacagagactgggaatgtttgggtcattacactaattgaatctattttcccatgttaagtcctcctcacaccttctatgggtaaTCTCGATTAtcatttcaaaggttttttttttctcctgctgacaatagctcatctcagttgattggcctctttcagttggtatggctacttccaccttttcatgttctctgtatgtataaatatttcctgtctgtgtgttccattctatgatCCAAAGAAaagagctgtagcccacgaaagcttatgctgaaataaatttgttagtccctaaggtgtcacaagtactcctgttcttaatgTCAAACAACTTTCTCTGTGATAGGGTGCGGACATGTTTGTACTTGCCTCTCTTCTTGTTTTAGAGCTGTATCATAAAGCGGTACTGTGAAAAGAGGTTTGTTCCCAAATACCTAGCGACGATAGGAATCGACTATGGCGTCACCAAGTAAGTACCCTTTTCTAGCTACTTTTAGGGGAAACAATTGCAAGTGAAAAGCCATGTACCATGGTGGCTGTGTACACGTGCTAGGGCTCACCAATCAGTTCTGCATCTGACATTTACTGAAAAGAGCAGAAGTGAGTAAATGTAATATAAACTTGAGCGCTAGAGGGATCTTAAGAAAGAAGTCATGGCAACATGACATGATCTCTTACGTTCCTATATGTACCGTACTATTGCTATCTATGACCTTCAATGTGTATCATAAAATATACTGCATGTTCAGTGTGGCCAGGAAGATCTTATCTTCATCTGTTGACTATTGAGTGCTTTTTGATAGTAATATCACTGGCGTTTGAGGGCTTGAATTATATTATTGATTAGGTACGACCATCTTAAGATTGAGTGATCATTTCTTTTCAATGCTTTGCTCCCTTTCTGGTGTGTACAGAAATCAAGATGAGAGGGTCTCTTGTCCAGCTAAAGGTGATGGAAAGAGAGCAAGAGATCTGACTGGCCATTGTCCCCCTTTGTTGACTGGCTACCATGCACGAAAGTTATTCGCCCACACAAGACCCCCTCTTGTATTTTTTTATCAAGCTAAAGTAAGGCGGTAAAAATGCCGTGGTCTTGCTGATTTGGTGATATTTTCTCTCTGAAAAATGGGACACCGTCAAATGGGAACTCTCTGGGAATCTCGTTGGGAGGGAGTCAGCTCTTTCATTGGTTCACGCTGTGTGAGCATCAGACCCCTTCTGAATGCTTCTCATCTATCATTTCAGAGTGCAAATTAGAGATCGTGAGATTAAAGTGAACATCTTTGACATGGCTGGGCACCCCTTCTTCTATGAGGTAAGGGAGAAAAGGATTCTTCTCTGCAGCATGGTTAGGAATTAAATCAGTCTGTTCTATCTCAGTGTGATTCTAGATTACTTCTGATCATATAGCTAGACATAGGCAGTAGGTAAGTGATGATAAGAGGCAGGTGGCAGAGAAGAAATATAGGAAGCATAGATCAGCATAGTTGCAGCAGTTCGTGCCCTGGCAGAGTGACTGCTTCGGGGGTTATAACTGTATTTCCTATATCCCCTGTTAAAGTGTTGTGCTGTGTAAGTGACATACTATGAATGAGCTCACACCGAGGGAGCAGATTGATAAATATTGCTGCTTAAGCACATTTCCAGATTGCCTGTAGGAGAAGTGTGGATACCGACATAAATCCATAACCCTGCCCTCTGTCACCTATCCAGCGCTTGCCAATCTGTAGTGGTGTAATGGAGGCAGCAGGGTGTAGTGGACGAAGAATGGGACTGGGAATCCGGAACTCCAGAATTTTAACCTTGGCAGGGcccctgactcactgtgtgaccttgggcaaatcagttagggcctcattttcagaggtcCCGAGCACCTGTAGCTTACACTGGCTGTAACTGaggctgtgggtgctcagcacttctgaaaatagggTCCTAGGCCAGGTGGGCCTGGGAACCAAAAATAAGTGGATTCCCAAAAGTGCTTGACctgagtgacttgcctgaggccaCAAAAGAGAGTCAATGTCCAAGGTGACTATGTCCCAGGAATCTCCGGTGGCTCCTGGTACTGTGCTTATGGACCCAGCCTTGATCCTTCCCTGCCATAAATAACATTACTGATATGATTTATTACTTACACAGAGCCGTAAATGTGCATGTACAGTGCCTTGCTGTACAGGTTACAgattccctgccctgaggcacttaCAGTCTAGAATAGTTTAACATGTATAACCCGTGCAGAGTGTGTTATGcatccccctctgtgcctcattcACAGGGGATGTGAGTCACACAGAGCTTAGTTCTCTAGCTCTGGAGGGCCTTGGTCCTGTCACCAGTGTCAGCCAAGATTGCATCCATCACACTCATTCTCACTCTTTTTTTGTCCTGGGTAGGTTCGCAACGAGTTTTACAAGGACACTCAGGGGGTTGTTCTAGTGTATGATGTTGGCCAGAAGGAgtcatttgatgcactggatggatggatggctgaGATGAAGCAGGAGCTTGGACCTCATGGAAACATGGAAAACATTGTCTTCGTTGTCTGTGCCAACAAGGTAAACCATGCTATGATGAAGAGAAGAGCCAGGAATTCCTGGCTGCAGCATGTTGAGCAGCAACTGCTCTGAGCCCCTGGGAATGAATTCAGTGTGCAAAGTGGGTGTTGGAACTGGCTAAGAGGCTAATCTGTGCACTACACACTAGTCGCCATGTTTACAGGATTTCCCAGCACCCTGATCTTGGGTCTTGCATGCAGATTCTGTTCATGATTTCAGAATCGTCATCTATTTCAATTCCCTCTCCTCCCGCTCAAGAAAATGTCGGCTTCCTCCCAAGGCTGTTCTGGGAAGTCTATCGCTGATGCCACAGTGAgatgttagaacaggagtcaatACCTTTGGGATCCAGGCAACTACAGCCCTCCAGGTAGCCCTGTCACGACTGCTGTACCTGGGTACGTGGGGTGTCTCCTTTTACCTGAttccttttctctcctttgtTGGGCTCAGATTGACTGCACCAAGCACCGCTGCGTGGATGAGAGCGAAGGGCGACTGTGGGCAGAAAGCCGGGGGTTTCTTTACTTTGAGACTTCAGCACAGACAGGAGAAGGAATCAATGAGATGTTCCAGGTAACTCGAAATGGCAGTGAAAAGGATGCAGGCCCCACATGTAACCTCCTTTTGCCAATAGAATGTTAATTAATTGCCGTGATCTATAGAATCTATTGACTGTTCATAATAAGGGCTGCATAATAAGTCCACCTTTCTAGTCTGAGTCCAGCATATTGATAACTCCTGTTTAGTAACAGCAATATTCAGAGAGAGGTTGATTTGGTTGCACGGCGAGGACTCCAGGCACACGGTTCCATAGCTAACAGAGAAGAGAGGCTTTTCTGCCAGTTGTCGTAGCACAGTACTAGCCATGCACTATAGGTAGGAGTGTCGTCTCTATTCTGGCAGGCAACAGAGCGCTTCTGTTACAATGCTGCTTGTGTCAAGTCCTGCGGTTTG
Encoded proteins:
- the DNAJC27 gene encoding dnaJ homolog subfamily C member 27 isoform X2, producing the protein MAGHPFFYEVRNEFYKDTQGVVLVYDVGQKESFDALDGWMAEMKQELGPHGNMENIVFVVCANKIDCTKHRCVDESEGRLWAESRGFLYFETSAQTGEGINEMFQTFYSAIVDLCDNGGKRPTSSMSVGFTKEQADTIRRIRNSKDSWDMLGVKPGATRDEVNKAYRKLAVLLHPDKCMAPGSEDAFKAVVNARTALLKNIK
- the DNAJC27 gene encoding dnaJ homolog subfamily C member 27 isoform X1, producing the protein MEANLPKRKETRKSLRIKVISMGNAEVGKSCIIKRYCEKRFVPKYLATIGIDYGVTKVQIRDREIKVNIFDMAGHPFFYEVRNEFYKDTQGVVLVYDVGQKESFDALDGWMAEMKQELGPHGNMENIVFVVCANKIDCTKHRCVDESEGRLWAESRGFLYFETSAQTGEGINEMFQTFYSAIVDLCDNGGKRPTSSMSVGFTKEQADTIRRIRNSKDSWDMLGVKPGATRDEVNKAYRKLAVLLHPDKCMAPGSEDAFKAVVNARTALLKNIK